In Malus sylvestris chromosome 16, drMalSylv7.2, whole genome shotgun sequence, the following are encoded in one genomic region:
- the LOC126607828 gene encoding mitotic spindle checkpoint protein MAD2-like, with product MASKTATKDIITLRGSAAIVSEFFGYSANSILYNRGVYPEESFVKVKKYGLPMLLTQDEGLKSFIANLTAQLSEWLESGKLQRVVLVIMSKATNEVLERWNFSIETDSEVVEQGVSREKSDKEIMREIQAIMRQIASSITYLPCLDEPCVFDVLAYTDKDVAVPFTWIESDPKLITNPEIVKLHSFDTKIHKVDTLVSYKNDEWDEQ from the exons ATGGCTTCAAAAACAGCGACCAAAGACATCATCACTCTGCGTGGCTCCGCCGCCATTGTCAGCGAGTTCTTCG GATATTCGGCAAACAG CATTCTGTACAATCGAGGAGTGTATCCTGAAGAAAGCTTTGTGAAGGTGAAGAAATATGGATTGCCAATGTTGCTTACGCAAGACGAGGGCCTCAAATCCTTCATTGCCAACCTAACCGCTCAGCTTTCTG AATGGCTGGAATCTGGAAAGTTGCAAAGAGTTGTTCTTGTTATAATGAGCAAGGCCACCAATGAGGTTCTTGAGAGGTGGAACTTCAGCATTGAGACTGATAGCGAGGTCGTCGAGCAGGG cgtGTCGAGGGAAAAGAGTGACAAGGAAATCATGAGGGAGATTCAGGCAATCATGAGGCAGATTGCTTCGAGCATCACTTACTTGCCATGCCTTGATGAACCCT GCGTGTTTGATGTGTTGGCATACACGGATAAAGATGTTGCAGTCCCATTCACTTGGATCGAGAGTGATCCGAAACTGATTACAAATCCAGAAATAGTGAAACTGCATTCCTTTGACACCAAG ATTCACAAGGTTGACACTCTAGTGTCGTACAAGAACGACGAATGGGACGAGCAGTAA